One window of Metopolophium dirhodum isolate CAU chromosome 3, ASM1992520v1, whole genome shotgun sequence genomic DNA carries:
- the LOC132940698 gene encoding G patch domain-containing protein 4: MRQPYLYHYHCKGLGKKEDGIAAPVRASLKFDQTGVGYDTANAESYGDKWWTRTYNDAVNGIDVKNKKIKIEEVKSILELSDEQLFQACGGITCHKAARHGLNMDGKLARLRKQDAQLLAANKIKEETSGTENKN, encoded by the exons ATGCGTCAACCTTATTTGTACCACTAccatt GCAAGGGTCTAGGCAAAAAAGAAGATGGAATTGCCGCTCCCGTCCGTGCAAGTCTGAAATTTGACCAAACTGGTGTTGGTTATGACACAGCTAATGCGGAGTCGTATGGTGATAAATGGTGGACTCGTACTTACAACGATGCTGTCAACGGGATAGATGTCAAAAATAAA aaaattaaaatcgagGAGGTTAAATCAATTTTAGAGTTATCAGATGAACAGTTATTCCAAGCTTGTGGTGGGATTACTTGTCATAA AGCCGCTAGGCATGGATTAAATATGGATGGAAAGTTGGCTAGATTACGTAAACAGGATGCACAATTATTGGccgctaataaaataaaagaagaaaCCAGTGGCACGgagaataaaaactaa
- the LOC132940923 gene encoding LOW QUALITY PROTEIN: cadherin-99C (The sequence of the model RefSeq protein was modified relative to this genomic sequence to represent the inferred CDS: substituted 1 base at 1 genomic stop codon), with protein sequence MDRRRFIAAAWTPLLFLLILDKGYRHGVYAKPGLCEMETGQGNIVLDIEESRGSQINQPIKPAELPIIGDPYTEISLDLLFPTRNSTFTLIGKHIQLTQPLDRDAENLSHIVFQVTCVVRSTNKKRTIPIIVRTTDINDNAPVFLDTPYQVSVPELTTVGTSVAAVKTVDADTGVNALVEYLVIPGNVPEEELQKGRVSDGVKHFKMKSSNSGEIILQKGLDFEKVQKYFVTIQATDRAKNPEDRLTSTTTLTVMVKDEDDQDPSFNYQGCMVQDGACINPEYHTTVASGVNSGVLTIRPEKIQAVDMDSLNYPIEYKFINGSPSFYAEYFTIDPQFGTVKQIKAVDTSLTKRFSITVKAEEESSNHRSTTAKLYIEVKPVDINPPVIHSSAVDEGYGFVEENSPVGTKVLDKNGQPIMLSVTDDDLGPNDPKVTYMFELTTNSFNVDSDGNIYVNEEKLDRDPPNPGKYRFQIVAREVNGHAGSIPYLMTVFLKDVNDNPPRMPMLSPITIQAGNSRRQLVQIKAVDNDEGQNANVSYSIYHVSNQGHSKFHIDPITGWIETTGRMMAGDQYSITVQATDSGGLYTQSIVEVVVIAGPNTKSPVFSQSSYEVTVSEGSPINTTVISLKAIDPENDPVTYTILSGNDLRQFTIGEKTGIVGVIRKLDREELTRYQLLIKAQDEGGLSSTTTLNIKISDINDKNPEFIGAPYEFSVDEGLDGAPVGQVEAVDGDEGINALVHYSLPDDLPFLIDVNTGHIRTATALDYEKKQCEXKKCIFEYKFVVTAKDGAPDPRIGTASVTVSVKDVEDEIPLFHKTLYEAKVPENAPDFLVTQVHADDPDTVKRVTYVIKQGPSDLFTIEPTTGTIRTLRGLDYEKDSQHTLIIGTLENSNQTPGATTKVIVNVEDRNDIPPVFLTIPSPVTLDDDVAIGTKVTTLLATDSDGTSPGNKVRYELSGRGKALKYFHIDPDLGVLYVRGDLQKEPDNEYQVDVKAYDLGEPQLSSVTSVTIFVRRVTTPIPELGMGFSDDSYSARVLESAVVGTLVKVLTVVHPRPSLPLPLVCTIVSGNSEDVFTINVTTEKNCEVRLKETKLDHEHAESYQLKIRLDTLAGVVNPTKSTTMLNVQVIDINDNVPTFMYPESSKRYAKNAYYGAVSVDEEIGSAVLQVKAEDLDGGKLGDVRYELADDDEQNSTEGPYFTVDPKTGIVKTLRTLTDVPPWNLPFRLVVTARDNPGATNPSDYNTAQAHVVINVIKDQHRLVMAIDGARPDIVKSSENKLIDALEKLLQLIVGGEKVSAKQYRRRDNLTVETDPSSTDFWFYVVDPASETILERNNTKVARSILNKDSVGNITTTIAEKLSIIASDIHLPLQQQNVVTRTHTAGVTIQWTVFPYTLILMAALILVLGIAGIIYICVSWSRYKAYKERMARMYVTQRYDPVFIEPNMKEYEVQVLQMSVPIDDNDSYNDLQLDFSRKNHTFSMDNVGYITKENVDSIDGHSPVSSEAATTARTSSMGRGMSNGGTSTFGRTNMAFEPSDDTESAAAAAVISPTNDNVTFREKKEFGRPAMHNGNGLTTFNRKDVEVTTEL encoded by the exons AAATAAATCAACCCATCAAACCGGCCGAATTGCCGATCATAGGAGATCCGTACACTGAAATATCTTTGGATTTACTTTTTCCGACGAGAAATTCAACGTTCACGTTAATCGGAAAACATATCCAGCTAACTCAGCCGTTGGACAGAGACGCGGAAAACTTGTCCCACATCGTATTTCAA gtTACGTGCGTTGTAAGGTCTACCAATAAAAAGAGAACCATACCTATAATAGTCCGCACGACCGACATTAACGACAATGCACCAGTGTTTTTGGATACTCCGTACCAAGTATCGGTTCCCGAG TTGACAACAGTCGGCACATCTGTGGCAGCTGTGAAAACAGTGGACGCAGACACCGGCGTCAACGCTCTAGTCGAGTATTTAGTGATTCCCGGTAATGTACCGGAAGAAGAACTCCAAAAAGGCAGAGTCAGCGATGGCGTCAAACACTTTAAGATGAAGTCTTCCAATTCTGGCGAAATAATACTACAGAAAGGCCTGGACTttgaaaaagttcaaaaatactTCGTAACGATCCAAGCAACG GACCGAGCCAAGAACCCCGAAGACAGACTTACGTCGACTACAACGCTTACTGTTATGGTAAAAGACGAAGACGATCAGGACCCGTCGTTCAATTATCAAGGATGCATGGTTCAGGACGGAGCTTGCATAAATCCGGAATATCACACCACC gtTGCCAGTGGTGTAAATTCTGGAGTCCTTACTATAAGACCAGAAAAAATACAAGCTGTAGACATGGATTCATTGAATTATCCAATTGAGTATAAGTTTATTAATGGGTCTCCTTCATTCTACGCAGAATACTTCACCATCGATCCTCAGTTCGGTactgtaaaacaaataaaagcaGTAGATACTAGTCTGACGAAGAGATTTTCAATAACTGTCaaa GCTGAAGAAGAATCGTCCAACCACAGATCAACTACGGCTAAACTGTACATTGAAGTAAAACCTGTCGATATCAATCCACCTGTTATACATAGTTCTGCTGTTGACGAAGGATACGGATTTGTAGAAGAAAACTCACCTGTTGGTACAAAAGTTTTAGATAAGAACGGACAACCAATCATGTTATCCGTAACTGACGATGATTTG GGACCAAATGATCCTAAAGTAACTTATATGTTTGAACTCACAACTAATTCTTTTAATGTGGATTCCGAtggaaatatttatgtaaatgaaGAAAAATTAGACAGAGATCCGCCAAATCCTGGAAAATACcgttttcaa atAGTAGCTAGAGAAGTTAATGGACATGCCGGTAGCATTCCATACCTAATGACAGTGTTCTTGAAAGATGTGAATGATAATCCTCCGCGAATGCCAATGTTGTCTCCGATCACGATCCAAGCTGGAAATTCTAGGCGACAACTTGTCCAA ATTAAAGCAGTGGACAACGACGAAGGTCAAAACGCTAATGTGTCTTATAGTATATATCACGTATCAAACCAAGGCCACAGTAAGTTCCATATTGATCCAATAACTGGCTGGATTGAAACCACTGGTCGAATGATGGCTGGTGATCAGTATAGTATAACTGTCCAAGCTACTGATTCAGGAGGTTTATACACCCAAAGTATTGTTGAAGTTGTTGTAATAGCGGGGCCAAATACTAAATCCCCGGTATTTTCACAATCTTCATACGAAGTGACTGTTAGCGAGGGATCGCCAATAAACACAACAGTTATCTCTTTGAAAGCCATTGATCCCGAAAATGATCCCGTCACTTACACTATCTTATCTGGCAATGATTTGAGGCAATTTACAATAGGTGAAAAAACTGGAATAGTCGGTGTTATACGAAAATTGGACCGTGAAGAGCTGACTCGTTATCAATTG TTAATCAAAGCACAAGACGAAGGAGGACTTTCGAGTACaacaacattaaatataaaaattagcgATATTAATGATAAGAATCCGGAATTCATTGGTGCCCCGTATGAGTTTTCGGTGGATGAAGGTTTAGACGGAGCCCCTGTGGGACAAGTAGAAGCTGTAGACGGAGACGAAGGAATAAACGCTTTAGTTCATTATTCGTTGCCAGACGACTTGCCATTCTTAATTGATGTCAACACAGGGCATATACGTACTGCTACAGCCTTGgactatgaaaaaaaacaatgtgagtagaaaaaatgtattttc gaaTATAAATTTGTGGTTACCGCCAAAGACGGGGCGCCAGATCCACGTATTGGAACTGCTTCTGTGACTGTTTCGGTTAAAGACGTTGAAGACGAAATTCCACTATTTCATAAGACACTATACGAAGCAAAAGTACCAGAGAATGCGCCCGATTTCCTAGTTACTCAAGTGCAC gCTGATGATCCCGATACAGTGAAACGAGTGACTTATGTAATAAAACAAGGACCTTCAGACTTATTTACCATAGAACCGACTACTGGAACGATTAGAACACTTAGAGGTTTAGATTATGAGAAAGACAGTCAACATACACTAATCATCGGAACATTGGAAAATTCAAATCAAACACCCGGCGCCACAACGAAAGTAATTGTGAACGTTGAAGATCGCAATGATATCCCACCAGTATTTCTAACCATACCTTCACCTGTAACACTCGACGACGATGTAGCCATTGGAACTAAAGTCACGACTCTTTTAGCTACTGATTCGGATGGAACATCTCCAGGAAATAAG gtcCGGTACGAATTGAGCGGCCGTGGAAAAGCCTTAAAGTATTTCCACATTGACCCTGATCTTGGTGTTTTATACGTGCGCGGTGATCTACAAAAAGAACCCGATAATGAGTATCAG gtggaTGTAAAAGCTTATGATTTGGGCGAACCTCAGCTCTCTTCAGTGACATCAGTGACAATCTTTGTTCGGCGTGTCACGACTCCAATACCAGAATTGGGAATGGGGTTCTCGGACGATTCGTACTCTGCTCGAGTTTTAGAATCTGCCGTTGTTGGTACTTTAGTTAAAGTTCTGACTGTCGTACACCCAAGACCATCACTACCCCTTCCTCTCGTTTGTACTATAGTTTCCGGAAACTCTGAAG atgtatttacaataaacgTCACAACTGAGAAAAATTGTGAAGTACGTTTAAAGGAAACGAAATTAGATCACGAGCACGCAGAGAGTTATCAACTGAAAATACGTCTCGACACGCTTGCCGGAGTCGTTAACCCGACAAAAAGCACTACTATG TTAAACGTGCAAGTGATCGACATAAATGACAACGTACCTACGTTTATGTATCCGGAAAGCAGCAAACGCTACGCCAAGAACGCATATTACGGAGCAGTATCGGTTGACGAGGAAATAGGCAGTGCGGTGTTGCAGGTGAAAGCGGAGGACTTGGACGGGGGAAAATTGGGTGACGTGAGATACGAGTTGGCCGACGACGACGAACAGAACTCGACTGAAGGTCCTTATTTCACCGTCGACCCGAAGACCGGAATCGTAAAAACCTTAAGGACGTTGACCGATGTGCCTCCGTGGAACTTACCGTTCCGACTTGTGGTCACGGCGCGCGACAACCCGGGGGCCACGAATCCCAGCGACTACAACACGGCTCAAGCGCACGTCGTC aTAAACGTGATCAAAGACCAACACCGTTTGGTGATGGCCATCGATGGCGCACGTCCGGACATTGTTAAATCGTCCGAAAACAAATTGATAGACGCGTTGGAAAAACTCCTGCAGCTGATCGTGGGCGGCGAGAAAGTGTCGGCCAAGCAGTACAGGCGGAGAGACAACCTGACCGTCGAGACCGATCCTAGCTCGACCGATTTCTGGTTTTACGTCGTAGACCCTGCCAGCGAGACGATTTTGGAACGAAACAACACCAAAGTGGCCAG GTCAATACTGAACAAAGATTCCGTCGGAAACATTACGACGACGATCGCCGAGAAACTGTCAATAATCGCGTCGGATATACATTTGCCGCTGCAACAGCAGAACGTCGTCACTCGGACCCACACCGCGGGCGTGACCATCCAATGGACCGTATTCCCGTACACTCTGATCCTCATGGCAGCCCTGATCCTGGTGTTGGGCATCGCCGGCATAATTTACATCTGCGTGTCGTGGTCTAG GTACAAGGCGTACAAGGAGAGGATGGCCCGGATGTACGTGACGCAACGGTACGACCCGGTGTTTATCGAGCCGAACATGAAGGAATACGAGGTACAG GTGCTCCAAATGAGCGTTCCGATCGACGACAACGACAGCTACAACGACTTGCAACTGGACTTTAGCCGCAAAAATCACACGTTCAGTATGGACAACGTCGGGTACATCACCAAAGAGAACGTCGACagcatag ACGGACACAGCCCTGTGAGCTCGGAAGCGGCGACCACGGCCAGGACGTCGAGTATGGGCCGCGGCATGTCGAACGGCGGCACCAGTACGTTCGGCCGGACGAACATGGCGTTCGAACCGTCGGACGACACCGAGTCTGCGGCCGCGGCGGCAGTCATCAGTCCCACCAACGACAATGTGACGTTCCGGGAGAAAAAGGAGTTTGGGCGTCCCGCGATGCACAACGGCAACGGGCTGACGACGTTCAACCGGAAGGACGTGGAGGTCACCACCGAACTGTga